Within the Burkholderiales bacterium genome, the region AAGAACTGAATCGGCGACTTGCCCTTGAGCGTGGAGTGGCGGCGTCTCCGGTTGTAAAACACTTCAATGTGATCGAACAGGCCGGCCATCGCGGCCTAGCGCGTGGCGTAGCGCGTACCGTGCACCCGCTCGTTCTTCAGGCTGTTGAAGAAGCGCTCGGTGGGCGCATTGTCCCAGCAATTCCCCTTGCGGGTCATCGAGCAAATCAGGCCGTATTCGGCAAGGCTTGCCTGGAACGCCTGGCTTGCGTACTGGCTGCCCCGCTCCGAGTGGTGGATCAAACCCGCCGCGGGCTTACTGCGGAACCACGCCATGGTCAGGGCATCCATCACAATATCCGCCGTGATCGGCGGCTTGATCGACCAGCCGATCACCTCCCGGTTGAACAGGTCCAGCACCACCGCCAGGTAAGCCAGCCTTCATCCGTCCAGATGTAAGTCAGATCCGCCGTCCCTACCTGATTCGGCGTTTCCGGTGCGAAGTTTCTTTCCAGTAGCTTCGGTGCCACCGGCAGGTCGTGTCTCGAGTTCGTGGTGGCCTTGTAACGTCGCTTGTGCCGCGCCCGGATGCCGTTTTCTCGCACTGCCGTAGGCGCCCTTGAATTCCTTGTGGATGGCGCGGATCAACGCCAGCAGCTACGCATCGGTCAGCCGCTGCCGACCGGAACGGCCGCCACGCTTCCAGGCCAGGTAGCCGCTGATGCTAAAGGTCACGATATCGGCAGCGGGGCGCAAGCCTGGTGGAATTCGTCGTCGTTGGACCCCTGCTCCTCTTTGTGCTGCTGGGGCTTTTGCAGTATGGGCTTCTCTTTCTCGCCAAAAGCCAGCTCAACTACGCCACCTTCGAGGCGGCGCGGGCGGGCACGGTGGCGCAAGCGGCATCAGGACGAGGGGGAAGGGCCCGACAGCCCCGCCCTTCACGGGCGGGGTAGGGTTACTCCTGGACCTTGAGATGGCCGCCGGTACCGAGACCGCCCTTGACCTCCTGGGCGCGGTAGTTACGCACGGCCTTGACGATACCGTTGTAGGCGTCGGTGAAGGCGGCGACGATCACCTTGCCTTCGGCGGTCCTGGCATATCCGCCCGCGGTGCCCCAGGCGCCACTGCCAAAGAGGCCGCCGAGGATGCCCATGTCGATGTTCCGGGCGCTGCCTTCGGCCGCCGCCACCTGAACGCCGGAGCGATTGTCCACCAGCGTGAGCAGCGTGCTGGCTTCCTTGGCCTTCAGATTGCCACCGAGAAAGGAACCCACCGGCCCCAGGATGCCGCCAATGGTGGCGCCAAGCCCGCCGGCATCCTGGTTGCTGAAGGTGATGGATGGGCTCAGCGCGTAATCGGCGGACGCCATCTGGCCGCGCCCGAATTTGGAATTGCTGCGCAGTTCACCGCTTTGCTCCAGTTGGCGCTCCTGCATCATGGAGCCCATGGCGCGTCCCCGCTCGACGACGACGAAGCAGTTGGACTGTTGCACCAGGAGTTTGAGCACCGGCACGGTGGAGCCGAGGCGGTACTGACCGGTGAGGATGCCATACCAGGGCGCGGTGCTGTCTTCCACCACGGCGACGGTGCCCAGGGGACGGTCGCATTTTTCCAGCTGGGAGTTGGCGTTTTGTGCGTTGGCCCCGCCCACGGAGCCGGTGGCGGTGGTCTTCGCTTCCTGCGCGCCCATCTGCATCTGGGCGCAGCCGGCGGTCATGAAGGCCGCACAAAGCAACGCGGAACCGGGGAGCCATTTGACGAGGGGACGGAAAATCATGCTTCTCTCCTTATTGCAAATCGGATGTGGCCGGGCCATGCCCGCGACATTGTAGCACAAAATGGCGCAGGCATACCCCAACGTCATGGGCGGCCTCTGGGGCCATGCGGGGCGCCAGGTAGGGTGAGGGGGCTGCCGGCCTGCAGCCGTGCCATCAGGGGCGTTGGGACGAGGCGGGCATCACCGCCTGAAAAGCCAGAGGATCAGGGTGAGCAGCAGGGAGACAAGCAGGCTCGAGGTCAGGGGAAAATAGAAGGTGAAATTCCTGCGCTCGATGCGGATGTCGCCCGGCAGACTGCCTAGGCCCAGCTTGGAGATGAGGGGCCAGGCCAGTCCCAGGACGATGAGCAGAACGCCGAGGGTGATGAGCCACTTCGCCATGGATGGGCTAAGCTGCAGGATGGAGTGCACTGATTATAAGCGCATGGCTGAAAACCGGGTGAAGGCCCACTGGGAACATTTCCGCCACGGGGCGGACATCGGGGTGCGGGGCATCGGCCCCAGCCTGGAAGCGGCTTTTGAGCAGGCGGCGCTCG harbors:
- a CDS encoding DDE-type integrase/transposase/recombinase is translated as MLDLFNREVIGWSIKPPITADIVMDALTMAWFRSKPAAGLIHHSERGSQYASQAFQASLAEYGLICSMTRKGNCWDNAPTERFFNSLKNERVHGTRYATR
- a CDS encoding DUF2905 domain-containing protein, with product MAKWLITLGVLLIVLGLAWPLISKLGLGSLPGDIRIERRNFTFYFPLTSSLLVSLLLTLILWLFRR
- a CDS encoding CsgG/HfaB family protein translates to MTAGCAQMQMGAQEAKTTATGSVGGANAQNANSQLEKCDRPLGTVAVVEDSTAPWYGILTGQYRLGSTVPVLKLLVQQSNCFVVVERGRAMGSMMQERQLEQSGELRSNSKFGRGQMASADYALSPSITFSNQDAGGLGATIGGILGPVGSFLGGNLKAKEASTLLTLVDNRSGVQVAAAEGSARNIDMGILGGLFGSGAWGTAGGYARTAEGKVIVAAFTDAYNGIVKAVRNYRAQEVKGGLGTGGHLKVQE
- a CDS encoding pilus assembly protein; translation: MVEFVVVGPLLLFVLLGLLQYGLLFLAKSQLNYATFEAARAGTVAQAASGRGGRARQPRPSRAG